The Deferribacterota bacterium nucleotide sequence AGGATAATGTAGATAGAGCTATAAAAAGAGGGAGTGGCCCATCAAATGATATAAATTATGAGGATGTTATTTATGAGGGTTATGGCCCTGGTGGGGTTGCTTTGCTTATATCTACACTTACTGATAACAAGAATAGAACTGTTGCAGATATTAGGAAGATATTGTCTAAAAAGGGTGGATCCCTTGGTGAATCGGGATGTGTAGCTTGGCAATTTGACAGGAAAGGCGTTATAAGAATTGAAAAAGAAGCTGCAGCCGAGGAGAAAGTATATGATTTAGCTATTGAAGCTGAGGCTTTAGATATAACCACCCAAGATGATTGTTATGAAATAATTACTGAACCACAGGATTTAGAAAAGGTTAAAGACATATATATTAAAAATAATATAAAGATTATTAGAGCGGAAGTGACAATGTTGCCAAAAAACTATATCCCAATCGATAAAGAAGAGGCTAAGAAATTATTTAATCTGATTAGCGAATTAGAGGAGTTGGATGACGTGCAAGATGTTTATAGTAATTTCGACGTCGATGAATCTGTGATAGAGGAATTAAGAGCATAGTTTGTTATTTGTTGGGATAGATCCAGGTTTGAACAATACAGGGGTAGGTATAATTAGGGTAGATAGAAAAAAAATATCCTATGTTGACCACTATTTAATTAAATCAAACAGATCAATGACTGTTTTAGAAAAGCTTTCTAATATATATAGGTTATTGTTTAACTATTTGCATAATTACCCTACAGAGTATACAGCTATAGAAGATATCTTCTATGCTAAGAATATAAAGAGTGCTATTTTATTAGGTCAGGTTAGAGGTGTTCTAATAGGTTGTTTAACCCAGTTAAATATAACTATATATGAGTATACAGCTTTGCAGATTAAAAAGGCAGTAGTTGGATATGGCAGGGCGGAAAAAGAACAGGTTAAGAGGCTTGTTTTTATGCATTTAAATCTAAAGGATGACCTTCTAAAAATGCCAGATGATTGTTCTGATGCTTTAGCCTGTGCACTTTGTTTAGCATATAACATAGAGAGAGAAAATGTTTTACAGAATAAAGGGAATACTATTAGATAAAAGTCCTAACAGTACAGTTGTTGACATTAGTGGCATTGCTTTGGAGATGACTATTGCAATCTCAACATATACTAAACTGCCAGAAATAGGCGAGTCTTTAGAGTTATATACATCTCTATTAATAAGGGATGACACACCTGTATTATTTGCATTTAAAACATTAGATGAGAAAGAGATGTTCCATCTTTTAACTAAAGTCTCCTCAATAGGACCTAGGCTTGCCATAAATATTTTATCTGGTATAGATACAGATAGGTTGAGATATGCAATAGCTAACAAAGATACCGGCATATTATCTTCAATACCTGGTATTGGTAAAAAAACTGCTGAGAGAATTATCTTAGAACTAAAAGATAAGATAGATAAAAGTAGCTTTGTTGAAGCTTCTACAAATGAAAGCTTTAATACTGAGATATTTAGTGCTTTATCAAACTTGGGCTATAAAAAACATGAGATTAAAAGTGCATTAGAATCTATCCCAAAAGAGATAAAAGGTTTTGAAGAGATCCTTAAAAGCTGTTTAAAAACGTTATCAAAGTTGTAATTATTTAATTAATAGGTATAATTATAACAAATTTGGTGAGTTATGGATAATGAATCTATATTTTCTAGAAATACATTTAATGGTGATAACTCTTCCTATTTGAGGCCAAAGAATTTCAATGAATATGTAGGACAAAATAGGATTATTGAAAATCTTAAAATCTATGTGGAGGCTGCAAAAAAGAGAGAGGAGCCTTTAGATCATTGTTTGATATATGGGCCACCTGGACTTGGTAAAACTACTCTAGCTAATGTAATATCTAACGAAATGTCTGTTAATATAAGAATTACTAGTGGTCCAGTTATTGAAAAACCAGGGGATCTTGCTGCTATTCTAACAAATCTAAGTGAAGGGGATATCTTATTTATTGATGAGATACATAGGTTGCATCCATCAGTTGAGGAAATACTATACCCTGCAATAGAGGATTTCAAGCTTGATTTAGTTATTGGGCAAGGACCTGC carries:
- a CDS encoding YebC/PmpR family DNA-binding transcriptional regulator, which translates into the protein MSGHSKWANIKYKKAVQDAKKGKVFTKIAREITVAVKHGGDDPSANPRLRLALDKAKSVNMPKDNVDRAIKRGSGPSNDINYEDVIYEGYGPGGVALLISTLTDNKNRTVADIRKILSKKGGSLGESGCVAWQFDRKGVIRIEKEAAAEEKVYDLAIEAEALDITTQDDCYEIITEPQDLEKVKDIYIKNNIKIIRAEVTMLPKNYIPIDKEEAKKLFNLISELEELDDVQDVYSNFDVDESVIEELRA
- the ruvC gene encoding crossover junction endodeoxyribonuclease RuvC, which encodes MLFVGIDPGLNNTGVGIIRVDRKKISYVDHYLIKSNRSMTVLEKLSNIYRLLFNYLHNYPTEYTAIEDIFYAKNIKSAILLGQVRGVLIGCLTQLNITIYEYTALQIKKAVVGYGRAEKEQVKRLVFMHLNLKDDLLKMPDDCSDALACALCLAYNIERENVLQNKGNTIR
- the ruvA gene encoding Holliday junction branch migration protein RuvA gives rise to the protein MFYRIKGILLDKSPNSTVVDISGIALEMTIAISTYTKLPEIGESLELYTSLLIRDDTPVLFAFKTLDEKEMFHLLTKVSSIGPRLAINILSGIDTDRLRYAIANKDTGILSSIPGIGKKTAERIILELKDKIDKSSFVEASTNESFNTEIFSALSNLGYKKHEIKSALESIPKEIKGFEEILKSCLKTLSKL